One Paroedura picta isolate Pp20150507F chromosome 16, Ppicta_v3.0, whole genome shotgun sequence genomic region harbors:
- the MOGAT3 gene encoding 2-acylglycerol O-acyltransferase 3 isoform X2 yields the protein MALLVPPGGRRSDWMRKWRLWKLHRDYFPIKLVKTAELPPTQNYVLGSHPHGIICAGAFSVFCTEATNFSQTFPGLRSHLCLLSGLFHMPVYREYMMSSGMVPVSKRSLDFVLRGGPGNAVVIVVGGAAESLDCAPGEHRVLLRGRRGFVRLALQHGAALVPTFSFGETDIFRQLRFAEGSLARRLQQAFKDRAGFAPCLFSGRGLLPFAAPITVVVGQPITVPRRPAPKEEEIAHYHALYMDALRALFEAHKDRCGLPPSAQLLIA from the exons ATGGCCTTGCTGGTCCCACCAG GTGGCCGCCGCAGTGACTGGATGAGGAAGTGGCGACTCTGGAAGCTCCACCGGGATTATTTCCCCATCAAG CTGGTGAAGACAGCGGAGCTGCCCCCCACTCAGAACTACGTGTTGGGCTCCCACCCCCATGGCATCATCTGCGCAGGGGCCTTCTCTGTCTTCTGCACAGAGGCAACCAACTTCTCCCAGACCTTCCCAGGCCTCAGGTCCCACCTCTGTCTGCTCAGTGGGCTCTTCCACATGCCTGTATACCGGGAGTATATGATGAGCTCAG GCATGGTGCCGGTCAGCAAACGGTCGCTGGACTTCGTGCTGCGCGGGGGTCCGGGCAACGCAGTCGTCATCGTGGTAGGCGGTGCGGCCGAGTCTCTGGACTGCGCGCCCGGCGAACATCGAGTCCTGCTGAGAGGGAGGCGCGGCTTCGTGCGCCTGGCGCTGCAGCATGG GGCCGCCCTGGTGCCCACGTTTTCCTTCGGTGAGACTGACATCTTCCGGCAGCTGCGCTTCGCCGAGGGCAGCCTGGCGCGCCGCCTCCAACAGGCGTTTAAGGATCGCGCCGGCTTCGCGCCCTGCCTCTTCTCCGGCCGTGGGCTCCTGCCTTTCGCCGCCCCCATCACCGTCGTTG TCGGGCAGCCCATCACGGTGCCGCGCCGGCCGGCGCCCAAAGAGGAGGAGATCGCCCACTACCACGCGCTCTACATGGACGCCCTGCGCGCTCTGTTCGAGGCCCACAAGGACCGCTGCGGTCTGCCACCGTCGGCGCAGCTTCTCATCGCCTAG
- the NAT16 gene encoding putative N-acetyltransferase 16 isoform X1 has translation MKLEKALPEPQLEFTVATEKEFEEILAMSKGIYGGLDYLPSRYHSWIREPNRTVMLAKKNGAVIGLQSVYLVDAGETVLVEGLRVAPWERGKGVAGLLQRFCLEMVKEKHPGVKVSRLTRDDKLGPKDFKKYRVIAKQGILLVRFNAQDLLSRLDILVLALAENGFCPEPSELLTAGEVAEVVLRESFCREVLPNQTIIQDWQPFKAMESNLGLLQKKELCWVVDTKSRPTVATLSTRPFSIPLGKDWFYLNIDVFGHTLAHIKSHLIHHLRLQVPGLEGNVMCQLFLDPALWLDMAEFCQGALGLELAKDYTEQYLLESDI, from the exons ATGAAGTTGGAGAAGGCCCTCCCAGAGCCGCAGCTGGAGTTCACAGTTGCCACGGAGAAGGAGTTCGAAGAGATCCTGGCCATGTCCAAGGGCATCTATGGCGGTCTCGACTATCTCCCAAGCCGCTACCACTCCTGGATCCGTGAGCCCAACCGCACTGTGATGTTGGCCAAGAAGAATGGAGCTGTG ATTGGCCTCCAGTCTGTCTACCTTGTGGATGCTGGCGAGACGGTTCTGGTGGAGGGACTGCGTGTGGCCCCCTGGGAGCGTGGCAAGGGCGTGGCTGGCCTCTTGCAGCGCTTTTGCCTGGAAATGGTGAAGGAGAAGCATCCAGGGGTCAAGGTGTCACGCCTAACGAGAGATGATAAGCTGGGTCCCAAGGACTTCAAGAAGTACAGAGTCATTGCTAAGCAG GGGATCCTCCTCGTGCGCTTCAATGCCCAAGACCTGCTGTCTCGCCTTGACATCCTGGTGTTGGCCCTGGCAGAGAATGGCTTCTGCCCAGAGCCATCTGAGCTGCTCACAGCGGGCGAAGTGGCAGAAGTGGTTCTGCGAGAGTCTTTCTGCCGTGAAGTCCTTCCCAACCAGACGATCATCCAGGACTGGCAGCCCTTCAAAGCCATGGAAAGCAATCTGGGCCTCCTGCAGAagaaagagctctgctgggtggTGGACACCAAGTCCCGCCCTACGGTGGCCACCCTCAGCACTCGCCCCTTCTCCATCCCCCTGGGCAAAGACTGGTTCTATCTCAACATTGACGTCTTTGGCCACACCTTGGCCCACATCAAGAGCCATCTGATCCACCACCTCCGCCTGCAGGTGCCGGGCCTCGAGGGCAACGTGATGTGCCAGCTCTTCCTGGATCCGGCCCTCTGGCTTGACATGGCGGAGTTCTGCCAGGGGGCCCTGGGCCTGGAGCTGGCCAAGGACTACACAGAGCAGTACCTCCTTGAATCTGACATCTAG
- the MOGAT3 gene encoding 2-acylglycerol O-acyltransferase 3 isoform X1 yields the protein MKSGDLREALGAAGPWSRPWLRSFPLRRRSLFRALFFVQGVGVGACWRALGKARPHRRGLVTGVPRRNHLRKAPSPQRGAFGSARRRGAVPTPCKGQVWGRPPLLVPAVLDGRGTEASVAGLLPRFRGLASRQKTGRPPVSVPGKQKRDERPAGFSSRIWVAELLLPGRHPPGRRPLPRGTPCSASAQPGQSTARAETAGRRTSPQGSRWAREGRPEGSACLPPGSVLRARSGAAAEASVLQERFPASGSGSIMAPANPHLAALSVFQWILTFLFFGIFFTSLLIGLLFTSYWSVTVLYCVWWMFDWETPERGGRRSDWMRKWRLWKLHRDYFPIKLVKTAELPPTQNYVLGSHPHGIICAGAFSVFCTEATNFSQTFPGLRSHLCLLSGLFHMPVYREYMMSSGMVPVSKRSLDFVLRGGPGNAVVIVVGGAAESLDCAPGEHRVLLRGRRGFVRLALQHGAALVPTFSFGETDIFRQLRFAEGSLARRLQQAFKDRAGFAPCLFSGRGLLPFAAPITVVVGQPITVPRRPAPKEEEIAHYHALYMDALRALFEAHKDRCGLPPSAQLLIA from the exons ATGAAGTCAGGCGATCTCAGAGAGGCACTTGGAGCGGCTGGCCCATGGTCCAGGCCCTGGCTTCGGAGCTTCCCGCTGAGGAGAAGGTCGCTCTTCCGTGCTCTTTTTTTTgtgcaaggggtgggggtgggggcttgttGGCGCGCCCTTGGGAAGGCCCGTCCTCACAGACGGGGCCTTGTCACGGGTGTGCCCCGTCGCAACCATCTCCGCAAGGCACCAAGCCCCCAGCGGGGAGCGTTCGGCTCGGCTCGCCGTCGCGGAgctgttcccaccccctgcaaGGGACAGGTGTGGGGCCGCCCTCCACTCCTGGTTCCCGCAGTCCTGGACGGTCGAGGCACTGAAGCGTCCGTAGCTGGCCTTCTTCCGCGATTCCGGGGGCTTGCCAGTCGACAGAAAACAGGCAGGCCCCCAGTTTCTGTGCCCGGAAAGCAAAAAAGAGACGAGCGCCCCGCTGGCTTCTCCTCCCGCATCTGGGTGGCCGAACTTCTCCTGCCCGGCCGGCATCCACCCGGTCGCCGCCCTCTGCCGCGAGGCACGCCCTGCTCAGCCTCCGCGCAGCCAGGCCAAAGTACAGCGCGGGCCGAGACGGCGGGCAGGCGGACGAGCCCGCAGGGCAGCAGGTGGGCCAGGGAGGGGCGGCCGGAAGGGTCAGCGTGCCTGCCCCCGGGCTCGGTGCTGCGAGCAAGGAGTGGCGCAGCCGCTGAGGCTTCTGTCTTGCAAGAGCGCTTTCCCGCCAGCGGCTCCGGCAGCATCATGGCCCCCGCCAATCCTCACCTGGCAGCGCTGAGTGTCTTCCAGTGGAtcctcaccttccttttcttcg GCATCTTCTTCACCAGTCTCTTGATCGGCCTGCTCTTCACCTCCTATTGGTCTGTCACAGTCCTTTACTGTGTCTGGTGGATGTTTGACTGGGAGACTCCAGAGCGAG GTGGCCGCCGCAGTGACTGGATGAGGAAGTGGCGACTCTGGAAGCTCCACCGGGATTATTTCCCCATCAAG CTGGTGAAGACAGCGGAGCTGCCCCCCACTCAGAACTACGTGTTGGGCTCCCACCCCCATGGCATCATCTGCGCAGGGGCCTTCTCTGTCTTCTGCACAGAGGCAACCAACTTCTCCCAGACCTTCCCAGGCCTCAGGTCCCACCTCTGTCTGCTCAGTGGGCTCTTCCACATGCCTGTATACCGGGAGTATATGATGAGCTCAG GCATGGTGCCGGTCAGCAAACGGTCGCTGGACTTCGTGCTGCGCGGGGGTCCGGGCAACGCAGTCGTCATCGTGGTAGGCGGTGCGGCCGAGTCTCTGGACTGCGCGCCCGGCGAACATCGAGTCCTGCTGAGAGGGAGGCGCGGCTTCGTGCGCCTGGCGCTGCAGCATGG GGCCGCCCTGGTGCCCACGTTTTCCTTCGGTGAGACTGACATCTTCCGGCAGCTGCGCTTCGCCGAGGGCAGCCTGGCGCGCCGCCTCCAACAGGCGTTTAAGGATCGCGCCGGCTTCGCGCCCTGCCTCTTCTCCGGCCGTGGGCTCCTGCCTTTCGCCGCCCCCATCACCGTCGTTG TCGGGCAGCCCATCACGGTGCCGCGCCGGCCGGCGCCCAAAGAGGAGGAGATCGCCCACTACCACGCGCTCTACATGGACGCCCTGCGCGCTCTGTTCGAGGCCCACAAGGACCGCTGCGGTCTGCCACCGTCGGCGCAGCTTCTCATCGCCTAG
- the NAT16 gene encoding putative N-acetyltransferase 16 isoform X2 codes for MIGLQSVYLVDAGETVLVEGLRVAPWERGKGVAGLLQRFCLEMVKEKHPGVKVSRLTRDDKLGPKDFKKYRVIAKQGILLVRFNAQDLLSRLDILVLALAENGFCPEPSELLTAGEVAEVVLRESFCREVLPNQTIIQDWQPFKAMESNLGLLQKKELCWVVDTKSRPTVATLSTRPFSIPLGKDWFYLNIDVFGHTLAHIKSHLIHHLRLQVPGLEGNVMCQLFLDPALWLDMAEFCQGALGLELAKDYTEQYLLESDI; via the exons ATG ATTGGCCTCCAGTCTGTCTACCTTGTGGATGCTGGCGAGACGGTTCTGGTGGAGGGACTGCGTGTGGCCCCCTGGGAGCGTGGCAAGGGCGTGGCTGGCCTCTTGCAGCGCTTTTGCCTGGAAATGGTGAAGGAGAAGCATCCAGGGGTCAAGGTGTCACGCCTAACGAGAGATGATAAGCTGGGTCCCAAGGACTTCAAGAAGTACAGAGTCATTGCTAAGCAG GGGATCCTCCTCGTGCGCTTCAATGCCCAAGACCTGCTGTCTCGCCTTGACATCCTGGTGTTGGCCCTGGCAGAGAATGGCTTCTGCCCAGAGCCATCTGAGCTGCTCACAGCGGGCGAAGTGGCAGAAGTGGTTCTGCGAGAGTCTTTCTGCCGTGAAGTCCTTCCCAACCAGACGATCATCCAGGACTGGCAGCCCTTCAAAGCCATGGAAAGCAATCTGGGCCTCCTGCAGAagaaagagctctgctgggtggTGGACACCAAGTCCCGCCCTACGGTGGCCACCCTCAGCACTCGCCCCTTCTCCATCCCCCTGGGCAAAGACTGGTTCTATCTCAACATTGACGTCTTTGGCCACACCTTGGCCCACATCAAGAGCCATCTGATCCACCACCTCCGCCTGCAGGTGCCGGGCCTCGAGGGCAACGTGATGTGCCAGCTCTTCCTGGATCCGGCCCTCTGGCTTGACATGGCGGAGTTCTGCCAGGGGGCCCTGGGCCTGGAGCTGGCCAAGGACTACACAGAGCAGTACCTCCTTGAATCTGACATCTAG